In Pyricularia oryzae 70-15 chromosome 2, whole genome shotgun sequence, one genomic interval encodes:
- a CDS encoding transmembrane 14C domain-containing protein gives MLGRIPVRPRWLQDSEPPVLRRRAVPCCLGHPRRRFHPPRHSPAEACAHCSQLALNVWCAHIRECRSSGCVDDVRIPTRDGTAKALLGEEDLAGRGDAKGFSLHNLG, from the exons ATGCTCGGTCGGATTCCTGT ACGCCCTCGGTGGTTACAGGATTCAGAACCACCAGTCCTACGGCGTCGAGCTGTGCCTTGTTGCCTCGGTCATCCTCGGAGGCGCTTCCATCCCCCGCGCCATTCGCCTGCAGAAGCCTGTGCCCATTGCTCTCAGCTTGCTCTCAACGTTTGGTGCGCTCACATTCGGGAATGCCGCTCGTCGGGGTGCGTAGATGACGTTCGAATACCGACGCGCGATGGCACGGCAAAGGCTTTGTTGGGTGAGGAAGATCTAGCGGGCAGAGGGGACGCAAAGGGTTTTTCTCTTCATAATTTGGGCTGA
- a CDS encoding nuclear transcription factor Y subunit B-3 yields MSDSPQSNPKEIEGAHTPDEEAQMNDPQDPQSAGLGYEFEVKEQDRWLPIANVARIMKNALPDNAKIAKEAKECMQECVSEFISFITSEASEKCHQEKRKTVNGEDILFAMTSLGFENYSEALKIYLAKYREQNQSTRGEGQQNRPSSQGYGAPPGAAPGTNATAGFPGGELGQQGTEAPGDASGYLYSTQPGHNGATAGEY; encoded by the exons ATGTCGGACTCACCCCAATCCAATCCCAAGGAGATCGAAGGAGCACACACTCCCGACGAGGAAGCACAGATGAACGATCCTCAGGACCCACAGTCTGCCGGCCTCGGCTACGAGTTTGAGGTCAAGGAGCAAGATCGTTGGCTGCCAATTGCAAATG TGGCCCGTATTATGAAAAATGCACTGCCTGACAATGCAAAGATTGCAAAAGAGGCCAAGGAATGCATGCAAGAATGTGTCAGCGAGTTTATCTCGTTTATTACAAGTGAAG CCTCCGAGAAATGTCACCAAGAGAAGCGAAAGACGGTGAATGGAGAGGATATCTTGTTCGCAATGACGTCTCTCGGCTTTGAGAACTACAGTGAGGCTTTGAAGATCTATCTTGCCAAGTACCGTGAG CAGAACCAATCAACACGCGGCGAGGGCCAGCAAAACAGACCTAGTAGTCAAGGCTATGGCGCGCCGCCTGGCGCCGCACCTGGGACCAACGCTACAGCAGGTTTTCCCGGCGGAGAGCTCGGGCAACAGGGAACCGAAGCTCCTGGAGATGCCTCCGGATATCTCTACAGCACACAACCTGGACACAATGGTGCCACCGCGGGTGAATACTGA